One part of the Cryptomeria japonica unplaced genomic scaffold, Sugi_1.0 HiC_scaffold_464, whole genome shotgun sequence genome encodes these proteins:
- the LOC131871801 gene encoding ankyrin repeat-containing protein At5g02620-like codes for MATEGQQLGGRIDPDAFKAAVTRLRIDQQLSSQLKAALNNITPGGENTLLHLAASVGNLHFIQQLLQLNRQLLKETDPEVKPLLVNATNAEKDTALHLAAQGGFSNVVKILLQQPESGVDLRNKLDETALFKAYESGNLETVKAIFDASPSSLLESTVHKRNCLSVAVNRGDSDLVDHILNLSDAKQLIQRKDELGNTALHIAVERNYVHIIKKLIKFEAELCYWVNDSQETPICVAAKLGHLEAVQELINERPDAVEIRNSCGMNVLHLAALVRQVRIVDYLNEEVGLSYLVNKGLDKPPHEEPLRSGGKTDPAEKKDPKDEPVKSGGNTDAGEMKSPFSRISEGDTPLHIAAKKKDLNMVKSLLCIAGINKFAVNKAGLTAFDIVRENTHYHESDKIISVLASYPSNRKPFLYSAPKVSAEKHEVAVEMVDKTYEDRRNTELVVAVLLATMSFTAAFTAPGSFVTDDGNGNGDSKGSGISPAPAPGTGSDKSLGSPILLPLASFKVFLIFDCVAFFLSLLVVLMWQMSTPITTGNKVLFLCITNLLVCATFAFTAYGFMLAVYAMLSNMNPELAWFILGACLIICFCGNFTFFYMAAKFTVKKARFNHLNGLLPFLSDRLGEYVWIKLERWGLLDLVRRSKTKWLAILYYHSNENDK; via the exons ATGGCCACTGAGGGTCAACAACTCGGCGGAAGGATCGATCCTGACGCCTTCAAAGCTGCGGTAACGCGTTTAAGGATCGATCAACAACTGAGTTCCCAACTTAAAGCAGCTCTCAACAATATTACACCTGGAGGGGAAAATACTCTTCTCCATTTGGCTGCTAGTGTAGGAAATCTACACTTCATTCAACAGCTCCTGCAACTCAATCGTCAACTTCTGAAGGAAACCGATCCCGAAGTGAAGCCTCTGCTTGTGAATGCTACCAATGCCGAAAAGGATACTGCGTTACACTTGGCTGCGCAGGGAGGTTTCTCCAACGTTGTGAAGATTCTACTCCAACAACCAGAAAGTGGTGTGGATCTCCGCAATAAGCTTGATGAAACAGCTTTGTTCAAAGCCTACGAAAGCGGCAATTTAGAGACAGTGAAGGCAATATTTGACGCATCTCCGTCGAGCTTACTCGAAAGTACGGTGCACAAGAGGAACTGTTTATCTGTTGCAGTAAACAGAGGAGATTCAG atctagttgatcatatactAAATTTATCAGATGCGAAGCAGTTAATCCAACGTAAGGACGAACTTGGCAACACAGCTCTGCATATAGCTGTTGAAAGAAACTACGTGCATATAATAAAGAAGTTAATAAAATTTGAGGCCGAACTGTGTTATTGGGTTAATGACAGCCAAGAAACTCCCATCTGTGTGGCAGCGAAATTGGGTCATCTGGAAGCAGTACAAGAGTTGATAAATGAGAGGCCAGACGCTGTCGAAATACGGAATAGTTGTGGAATGAACGTTCTGCACTTAGCTGCCCTAGTTAGGCAAGTGCGAATTGTTGATTACCTGAACGAAGAGGTAGGCTTATCATACTTGGTCAACAAGGGACTTGACAAACCTCCACATGAAGAGCCTCTGCGAAGTGGAGGAAAGACAGATCCGGCTGAAAAGAAAGATCCAAAAGATGAGCCCGTGAAAAGTGGAGGAAACACAGATGCGGGTGAAATGAAATCTCCTTTTTCGAGGATAAGTGAAGGAGACACACCACTGCATATTGCAGCAAAGAAAAAAGACTTGAAT ATGGTGAAGTCGTTGCTTTGTATAGCGGGGATAAACAAGTTTGCTGTCAACAAGGCAGGCTTAACGGCCTTTGATATCGTGAGAGAGAACACGCACTATCACGAATCTGACAAGATAATTTCAGTTCTGGCCAGTTATCCTTCCAATCGCAAGCCATTCTTGTACAGCGCTCCAAAGGTGAGTGCAGAGAAACATGAGGTTGCTGTTGAGATGGTGGACAAAACATATGAGGACAGGCGCAACACAGAACTAGTGGTGGCAGTTCTATTAGCGACAATGTCATTTACGGCAGCTTTCACTGCTCCGGGCAGTTTCGTGACGGACGATGGGAATGGAAATGGGGACTCAAAGGGATCGGGAATTTCGCCTGCGCCTGCGCCTGGAACTGGCTCAGACAAGAGTTTAGGTTCGCCGATTCTGCTTCCGTTGGCCTCCTTCAAGGTTTTTCTCATCTTTGATTGTGTGGCATTCTTTCTGTCGCTCTTAGTGGTGCTGATGTGGCAGATGAGTACACCTATTACCACGGGAAATAAGGTATTGTTCCTCTGTATTACCAACCTATTGGTTTGTGCCACGTTTGCCTTTACGGCCTATGGCTTCATGCTTGCAGTGTATGCCATGCTTTCCAACATGAATCCCGAGCTGGCTTGGTTCATTCTTGGGGCGTGCTTGATCATCTGCTTCTGTGGTAATTTCACTTTTTTCTACATGGCTGCAAAGTTTACAGTGAAGAAGGCTAGGTTTAACCACCTGAACGGTCTACTTCCTTTTCTTTCTGACCGTCTGGGGGAATACGTGTGGATAAAATTAGAAAGATGGGGGCTTTTGGACTTGGTGCGCCGGTCCAAAACCAAGTGGCTTGCTATCCTATACTACCATAGCAATGAGAACGATAAATAA